Proteins co-encoded in one Conger conger chromosome 4, fConCon1.1, whole genome shotgun sequence genomic window:
- the LOC133126908 gene encoding heparan sulfate 2-O-sulfotransferase 1-like isoform X2: protein MDNSRNLELDESDDVVIIYNRVPKTASTSFTNIAYDLCSKNKYHVLHINTTKNNPVMSLQDQVRFVRNVTSWREMKPGFYHGHVAFLDFTKFGVKRKPIYINVVRDPIERLVSYYYFLRFGDDYRPGLRRRRQGDKKTFDECVSAAGSDCAAEKLWLQIPFFCGHCSECWNVGSRWALEQAKYNLVNEYFLVGVTEELEDFIMMLEAALPRYFRGATVQYRTGKKSHLRKTSEKKPPTKESIAKLQQSDIWKMENEFYEFALEQFQFVRAHAVREKDGELYILAQNFFYEKIYPKMN from the exons ATGGACAACAGCAGGAACCTGGAGCTGGATGAGAGTGACGATGTGGTCATCATCTACAACCGTGTGCCCAAAACCGCCAGTACCTCCTTCACTAACATTGCCTACGACCTGTGCAGCAAGAACAAGTACCACGTCCTGCACATCAACACCACCAAGAACAATCCTGTCATGTCCCTGCAGGACCAG GTGCGCTTTGTGAGGAACGTCACGTCCTGGAGGGAGATGAAGCCCGGGTTCTACCACGGTCACGTAGCCTTCCTGGACTTCACAAA GTTTGGGGTGAAGAGAAAGCCTATCTACATAAATGTTGTCCGTGACCCAATCGAGCGCCTCGTCTCCTACTACTACTTCCTGCGTTTTGGTGACGACTACAGGCCCgggctgaggaggaggaggcagggagacaagaag ACCTTCGATGAGTGCGTGTCAGCAGCCGGCTCAGACTGTGCTGCAGAGAAACTCTGGCTGCAGATCCCTTTTTTCTGCGGTCACTGTTCCGAATGCTG GAATGTGGGGAGCAGATGGGCACTGGAGCAGGCCAAGTACAACCTGGTGAACGAATACTTTCTAGTGGGTGTGAccgaggagctggaggactTCATCATGATGCTGGAGGCCGCTCTGCCTCGCTACTTCAGGGGTGCCACCGTACAGTACCGTACAG GAAAGAAATCCCATCTGAGGAAGACGAGCGAAAAGAAACCACCCACCAAGGAGTCCATTGCCAAGCTGCAGCAGTCCGACATCTGGAAGATGGAGAACGAGTTCTATGAGTTTGCACTGGAGCAGTTCCAGTTTGTCCGCGCTCATGCTGTACGGGAAAAAGACGGGGAGCTCTATATCTTGGCACAGAACTTCTTTTATGAGAAGATCTACCCTAAAATGAACTAA